The window AATACGGCTTCGTACCATGAATAGCACAAACGCAGACAGTCTGCGGTGGGCTTTTGGGGCTCACAATCTATTCAACAGTGCCATGATTCTCGGTATTATTGCAGTAAAGAATCCTCATTCGGCGCAAGCTGGTGCCATCTTGGAGGACTTGGAAGCATATTGCGAGAACCTGCACCAGGACCCCTGGCTCAACGAATTTGGCATGGCTGAGTTGAAAGTGGTTGAGCTGTGCAtttcaaaggccaaggactCGAGGTATACTTCGATGACTGCTTATCCGTCGGGCACTCCACCTGAGCCGCCTGGCCCTAGGATTCAGGCTGTAGATGGTTCGGGGCGAATGCGTCCATCAGATCTAGAATCTCCAGCCATGTCTTCCGACATGAGCTCTATATACTGGCCAACTGTTTGGGAAGATGGCCAGTTTACGTTTCCGGGCGCAGCAGATTTTAGCACATGGGAGCAGATGATCACAGGTATTGCGGAGGAAAATTACGGAGGACAATGATTCTGAAGTAAATAGCTATGAATTTTGTCAATATAACTTGAAccaaatacatgtatatacctatatatacgCTAAACGCCTTCGCCCTCAAATTCCGTGCTATGAGATGCGCTTTTCGCATGGTGAAATCCTATCCTAACAGTTCCTAACCCATTTCCTTACATCTTGGCCTCAATGAGCTGTGCATGCTTAGACTCCAAATGCGTAGATGGTTTAAATGCAATCGGATTGGTCAGCGACCCAAGGCCATGACTGATCGTCACGAACAGCTCATCCCCTTCAACAAGCCGAACGGGTGGGTTCCGGCTGACGCCAATGCCGCAAGGGGTTCCCGTCAAGATGATAGTCCCCTTTTGCAACGTGCAGCCCTGTAATTTTGTTCAACATCGTTTATTAGCCCAAGAAGCAACTCAATAGCGGGAATCTGGACTCCCCCCCCTCTGACTCAGCTTGTAACTCACCTGGGAAAGAAATGAGACAATCTTGGGCACCGTGAAGATCATGTCGCTCGCCTCGCCCTGCTGCATGACCTGGCCGTTGAGGATCGTCTGCAGCTTCAGAACCGACGGGTCAGGAATGATCTTGGACGAGACCAGCGCCGGTCCGATTGGAGCAAACCCGTCGAAGCCCTTGCCGCGATCCCACTGTGAGACTTCGTTCTGGTGTGTCCGTGCGGTGACATCGTTGGCCGTCATGTAGCCCAGAACGTGCTCCATGGCCTGATGCTCCGAGACATCTTTGCACGTCTTGCCAATGACAACGGCGAGTTCCACCTCGTAGTCCAGGTGGCAGTCGTGCAGGTCTGCGCAATGGGGAGCAATGATGTGACCGGAAGGGTGGTTGATGGTTTCCGTTGCCTTGAGGAACATTGTGGGGGTTTCAGGGATTGACAACTTCATTTCTGCCTATCAAAAAGGGTTTCAGCAACTCGGCTCTACGTATAAACCGACACATGGTGTTTTTGCAACGTTGCGGTAACTCTTTTGCGGCATTACTTACAGCGTGTTCCCGGTAGTTGAGCCCGATGCATCGTATCGTACCCGCTTCCTGCGGTTTAAGTGGTGCTAACAGCTTATTATTCCGTTAACAAGGCTGTCCCATGCGCGCTCCCTCCACAACATGGTTTTCCTGTGCTGCAGCTAACCTTTTTGACTTGAATGATGTCTGCCGAGAGGACGGCTGATAGGTCCAGGGCTGACTCGGTTCGAACAATCCTGGCATATACATCTTGGCCACGGTGTAAAGCGATTCCAACTAAAGGAAAAATTCCCTGTCAGCGCTGCGGGAAGATGCCGGTATGATTCCGTGTTTTGGAATCATTGTTTGGTATAGGGCGACGTACCATCGAGGTCATCGTCGACGGGTTCGCCGTATCTCTCTTTGCCGTTGACATCTTCGAATCGAATCAGCCTATTCCAGGCCTGGATGCGAATAATTAGTCCGGAGGATCAAAAGTTAAGGAGAGAGATGGACGACAAGGAttcagaaaagaagcagcagataCTCACAGGCTGGCCGTCATCCACTAGTGCCGGTGTCATGATTTCTGCTGGTCTTAGATCCAAGACAAAACAACTATCAGGAGGTTCAAGCCACAAAACTAGGGCGACACCATGGCGGCGCTCCTTATCTGTATATAAGAGCCTCCCTTTTGTTCTCTTCGCTCACATCTATCCTTTCGTGTATGCCCTGGAATTATTCGTGTCGGCGATTGGGCATCCTGGGCTGTCGGTAAATAGACTCCGTAGCGCGTGCTTCAGCGTGGGTCGGCCATCGGCATATTGGAGAAGCATCTGTCGGCGAAATCGGGAAATAGgcctcagctcagctcatgATAGCGACTCCTATGATAACGATCATGAGTGCTCAAAAGGGACCTTGTAAGTCGTCTTGGATAACTACAAATACGAATGGAGCCGTTCAGGGAAAAAAATGTTTTTAATCACACAAGTCAAAAACAGTCACGACTACAGCTCCTACAatggacgagaagaagatagCAAACCCAACTTCAGACCTGTCCGAGGATGCATCCATCTCTATCAACAATGCTTCCCATTATGAAGGGACCCCTGTTGAAAGAGAGACGGTAAAGAGGAAGCTCAAGTCACGCCATATGCAGTTTTATGCTATTGGAGGCACCATTGGAACGGGTCTCTTCGTGGGTATTGGTGGTGGCCTTGCTCAAGCGGGTCCGCTGTCTCTCCTATTGGGCTATAGCATTACtagcatcttcatcttcgccatGGTGAGTTGCGCCTTAGATCTGATCAGTTTCTTTATTTGGTTTTGATGGGTTACGTCAGCATCAACTAACAGATGGTGTAGATGCGATGTCTTGGAGAGATGACAACATGGATGCCACTCCCAGGAGCTACGCCGAGATTCTGCTCACGTTTCGTTGATGAAGCGTTGGGATTCGCCGTTGGATGGAACCAGTGGTATAATTGTGCAATCACAGTCTGCGCAGAGATatctgctgccgctgcggttATTCAGTTCTGGAACGATACCATTTCGGTAAGTCCCAAGACGCTACATTCTTGTCACAAGTATCGGGAAATTCATTCTCTAACAGAAACTGTCAATAGCCTGCTGTCTGGATCTCCATCATTCTCgttctcatcttcatcttcaatctcattgACGTTGGAATCTTTGGCGAAGTTGAGTTCGTATGCTCTTGCGTCAAGATTGTGGCCCTGGTTggcctcctcatcctctcgCTGGTCATAGACCTAGGAGGTGGTCCCACCCATGATAGACTTGGATTTCGGTGAGTCGTACACGCCAATGGCAAACTGCCATAAAAATAAGCCTAACAGTGGCTGACCTGGGCTTTTGCAATAGATACTGGAAGAACCCTGGCGCTATGATAGAGTACATTGCCAGTGGCGACACAGGACGTTTCCTTGggctcttcaacgccattgTCAATGCAGGCTTCGCCTTTGCCGGTATCGAAATGGTTGCCGTTGCAGCAGGAGAAACAGAAAACCCCCGCTACAACATCCCAAAGGCCATCAACCGTCTCTTCTGGcgaatcatcttcttctataTCCTCGGTACTTTGGCCATCGGCGTCCTCGTTCCATACACTGATAATCGACTCCTCAACGGCGGTGCCGGTGTTGCCAGCTCGCCTTGGGTCATTGGAATCTCGCGTGCCGGCATCAAGGTGCTCccctccatcatcaacgccgttgttcttctttctgctgcttcgtCCGGCAATGCACTGCTCTACAGTGGTAGTCGATATCTACTTGCCCTTGCTGAAGGTGGCCAGGCCCCAAAGTTCCTACTCAAATGCACCAAGAGGGGAGTTCCGATTTACTGCGTCCTCTGCACCGGGGCTCTTGCGCCTCTCACTTACATGGCTGTCAGCTCTGATAGTGCCCGGGTGTTCTCATGGTTCGCCAACCTTGTTACGACCGCCGCTCTATTCACGTGGTGCAGCATCTGTATCGCGTATATTGGTTTCGATCGTGCTCTACACGCGCAGGGCATCAACCAGAAGGAAGAGCTAGCTTTCAAGGGCTTCTTACAGCCTTACATCTCTTATATCAGTCTCgtattcttcatcattgtcatcatcttcaatggcTTTAGCGTCTTCATTCACGGCCACTGGGATACACAGAAGTTTGTTGTGTCCTATGTTGGCATTCCGTACgtttccatctccctcttctccttgcttGAACTGTATACTGACTATGTCATTTAGTATTTTCTTTACACTATTCTTGGGATGGAAGTTCTTTAAGAAGACCAAGATCCGCAACGCTGAAGAGATTGATCTTCATACCGGACGCCAGTTGGATGAGTCTACAGAGTATGCAGAGAAGCCAAAGGGAATGCTTGATCGACTCTGGAAGTGGGCTGCATGAGCTATGATGAGTACACAGGTTATGATTGATTTGGCGATAGTTTAGTTTGTATAGTTTGCCATTAATGATTGAGTATCTCTTTACTATTCCTACCTCTCGCGGTTTGTAACCTGAATATGGTCGGAGGTGTCCCTTGCCATCCCTAACAGCAGCTACTTCAGGGGATATTGAGTAAAGTTGTTACGATTTCAACCATAGTAGACCTAGATCGTCGACCAACGCAGTAAcaccgcagcagcaatgacTGGCAGTACGCTTACCAACTCTCCTAGTCCCGCATACTCTGGAGGAATTCTCGCATTGACGAAAGCACCCGCGGCGAGGAGGATTGCAAAAGCGTTGTAAACGAAACTCCACATAAAATTGAACTTGATGCGGTTGACGGATTTCCGACTGACGTCCATCATAGTAAGGATGCCACCAAGAGAAGGGCGCATGAGAACTACATCCGCTGCGGATTGTGCGACATCCGTGCCTTCGTTCATATGGACGCCGATGGTTGCTTGCGCGAGAGCAACGGCATCGTTCGTGCCGTCGCCGCAGAAAACGATAACCGGCTGTTTGCGACCTGTAGTCGTACCAAGGAGCTTCTGTATATAGTCCTTCTTGTCGGCGGGTGAGCTTCGAGAACGCACAAGGTCGTAAGGAATGCTGAGCTTGGATGCCAAAGTCTGCACAGctccgtcgtcgtctccAGAAACTAGATGCACCGAAACGTCGCGCCTTTGCAATGCTCTAATCGTCTCCACTGAGTCAGGTCGAAgctcatcttcaaggccgtAGACTACCATTAACGTGTTATCGATAGTGAAGCAGAAGACCGTGTACCCTTGAGCAAGCATTGGTTGAACAAGTTCATGATTCGTCAAATCGAGCCAGCGGGAATTGCCTGCTCGAAGAGTCTCGCCGCCCACGATGGCTTCAACACCTTTACCAGTAATACTCTTGGGCTCAGCAACAGCCGAGGCTATGACTCCAGCTTCCTTAAGATGAGCAGCCACAGCGACCGAGACTGGGTGTCGGCTGCTTTCAACAAGGCCTagaagaagcgaaagttTGCCAATATCAAGGAAGTTCTCCGTGACAACCGAAAGCTTTCCCTGAGTCAAGGTACCAGTCTTGTCAAACACGACGTGTGACGTCTTGTGAGCAACCTCGATAGCATCCGCAGACTTAAAGACGATACCCTTTTCTGCCGCGACTCCGCTTGCTATCACAATAACCATAGGAACAGCCAATCCAATGGCGCAGGGGCAAGAGACGATGAGGACAGCAATGGTGTACGTGATAGCCTGAGTGGCAGCTTCAGATCCATCATACCCACGAACAGTCATGCCCACTGCAATCCAGATGACGAATGTGATAGTCGCTAATGCCACTACAATCGGGACAAAGTAGGATGCTACTCGGTCCGCAAGATCCTGCAGCTTAGGCTTCAGTAGTTTAGCTTCGTCAACCATTGCAGCAATGGCACAGATAGTATTGTCGCTGGGTAAACGGTTCAGTCTAACAGTCAGAACTCCAGATCCATTGATAGACCCAGCAATGACGACAGATTTGGAAAATTTTTCCACTGGCCGGGATTCGCCAGTAAGCATAGACTCATCAACTTCAGATGAGCCCTTGGTGACAGTGCCGTCGGTCGGAATTCTAGTATCAGGGAGTACTTTGAATGTATCCCCGTATTGCAATAGCCGTGCGTCAATCTCGCGTTCGGTTCCGCTCTCTTGATCTACAAGGATGGCTGTCGATGCTTGAAGTGACCGGATAGAAATGGATTCAACTGCTCTCTGGCGAGCGAGAGCGGCGACCCATCGACCTACCATGATCAAAGTAACCAAGAGAGTGCTCGTTTCGAAAAATTGACCAGTCAAAAGAGGCGTTCCTATAATGAGGCATGCAAAGGAGACAACCGAGAAGATGTAGGCAGCACTTGTGCTCAAGACGATCAAGAGGTCCATCTCGATCACTCTAGAGAAAACCAGAGCCTTCAGAGCCTTGGGATAGAAAGGACCTGCTATGACAAATTGAACAATAGTGGCCAAGGCAAATGAAGCAGAGGAATATGCCACTTTCTTCTCAGGAAGTGGCGCCCACGCCATGACCAGTACCGGAATcgtcaagatggcagagagaAGCGTCGTATACCCGACATGGCGAACATGCTTGCTGCTAGCCTCTAGCGAAACATCACCGCGTGGAGGAGCAAGTGTGACTGGCGGGCCCCAAATTTTCTCAGTGAGGTCTCGAGCTCCGACTATCTTCGGATCAAAAGTAACTCGCACAGTCTGATCATCTACGCGTGCCATGTCGATAACGCCGTCTGGCCATATTTGACCGAGGAACTTCGAGAGCTCATTGGGGACGATAAAATCCAGGCTAGATCCTTTGTTCTGGACTCTTTCACATTTAAATTCGGTCGTTCGCTCTAGATGTTTCATGACTTCCTCTACTGATCCCAATCGAAGATCAATGTTGAACTCGGCTCGAGAGAGAATGAGACTCGTCTTCAAGTCCTTGACAGCAGGGACAGTAGCGAGGGTTCTGTTGAGCTTTGTTTCGCAACCAGTACAGGTCATACCAGAAACGCTAAGAACTACATGCTCTTTTCCGGTGCCCTGATTTTCCATGTCTGTGATGGCGGGAATCGGGGCTTTTTCGATGTTCAGCACAGGATCAGGCATagcagaagagcaacaaaTATCGCTGCACGAGCCTTGAGGGCTGGTCGGCCGGTCttttgagcagcaagagTCCACGCATCCACGCTTTGTGGCTTTCGCAGTATCCTGTTTCAGTGGCTTGCAGCAAGAGCCGGAACAAGTAGTATTGGATGGCTCTATGGCGGCCTCATTCATGGCTCCTCCGCAACAAAGTTCTGCAAAATTGTCCCCAATATCTAGGGCTTTAGGGCTATCGtcagagcagcaagagccaGAACAGTTGTTTGCCGGCATTTTTATGCTGTCATTGGTGTCGGCTTTGACATCTACAATGGGAGCCTTTGAGCAGCAAGTATCGGCACACCCATTTTCGGCGAAAGGTTTATCGACAGGTTTGCCCTCCGAACAACTTGGCTTTGAGCTCTTGGCGGGCTCGCTCTTTGAACAACAAGAGCCCGCACAGTTGTCGGTaaaagcttctttggcggGCATGATGAACATGGCGCTTTCACCAGCACCCTTTCGTAGGCGAAGACGGTTTCTCGCAGCCTGATCCCTGGTGACAGGTTCGCTACGACGGCAGTTATCCAGCGAGGTGCGAAAAAGTTCGCGGCCCGAAGCGTCCTTGGAGCACTTCTTCGTGTCTGGAGAGCGGCGGTCCGGGACGTTACAGCAGGTTTCCTGGCCAAGAGCAATGAGAGCGCGGCAAATGCATCCCAAGGCCCGTAGAGTGGCCCCATAGCGGTCGAGAACAGAGAGACTATGCTGGCTGCATGCCTGGCCATCAGTCGCTTCGCTGCATGCTGGGATGATTTAGCAATGTGGCTGGCGTCTCAAAGAGCAGCTACTCACCGTTTGTCTGAGCGCCGGGGCCGAGGACAGCAGCATTCATCTCGCACTCTCGCATTGCCAAGCGATCGAGGCAAGACGTATCGCAGCATGGGCTGACTTTGCCACGGCAGCAATCAGGCTGGTCAGTATCATCTGGAGCTTTCTCATCCTCGCATCTCCCAGAAGAGCAGCAATCATCCAGTGCGGCTTGAAGCCGATCTCCTTGACTCGGGTTTCTAAAGCTGAGAGTTTCAGAGCAGTCGTCATCGGAGCGAGATTGCTGGCAGACGTTGGTCTGCGCAGCTAGAGCCGCATCTGGTGCAGCCATTATTTCCGGGGCAGAAGCCTGTTGGCCGCAACAGTCGCTTCCCATATTTGAAGTGGTTTTGCTTTCGGTCCAATTTTGAGTGATGGTTGAAGTTGATGGTTGAAGTTGGCTGTTTCGAAGCCGTCAGCATCCAACGTGCATGATGCACCTTCCGTCACGTGAATTGGCTGATAAAGACCAATTTCACCTGTGCTTCAGCCATTATGCCAAGCTTGTGCGGGGAACTAAACCGTTTCAATCTCATTGATTctgaaagaaagagaaatgaagagaacGTGTATTGAAGGGATTCCAGAAGTCATTGGAATGCGCCAAACACAATGGTGGGACAGTGTAGCACAGCTTGAATTGTAAGCAGTGTAAAGCCCCCCAAAGTTGCTAAAGACTGTGCCCGTTCGCCGCACTTTTTGACAATTGCATTGAGAAAGCAGCGATAAAGGGAAAACTAATCAGACCAACTAGAATCACATGTATGTTTTCGAATATTGTCATCTGCCACTCCGTTTCATTCGCTAATATAAGTTGTATAGCCTCGAGTTTCAGCGATGATTTGTGAAGATGGCTTTGTTGctatttaaatttttattagtatttaaaCTTCTCTAGTCTCATCTGCTTAGCTAGGTACACAAACTCAAGGAGGCCGAAAAACAGTCTACACCACCAGTCTAATAACATATGTCAAGCCGGCACATCTGCATGCAAGATGAGTGATATGGTACTCTTCGTCTCCTTATGCTCCCTCTACTCTGCTACCTGAAGCGCACAAATAATCCCACCAAAGGGATCAAAAGCAAGTCAGCGAGTAACTGCATTTCCAGCTAGCTGGAAAACTCTAGCTTAATCATCAATCCTGTTTATAGACTGCCGCTAGAAGTCAATATATGCTTTAAGGTGCGGCGTGTAGATGACAGATGTGATTACTGATCAGGTTGCCGAGAGCCAAATCAACAAGCCATGGGCTGCTGGGGTTCCCAGTAGAAGGAGAATAAATTAGAGAAGTTTGGGGtaatggagaagagctgaGCTACTTTAGGAAATCTCGTTTTGCCCAAAAACGTCTTAGAAAGGGTGTGTCTCGTTGTGGCTACGCTCCCAATATTGAGATGCCTGTATGCATGTTTAATAATCACGGATGCAGGTACCGAAGATCACCAGATTGAACCATAATGACTCGAAAAGGGTGGGGGTTTGCTACTAGGTACTCATTAAAGATAGTCTGGATGAATAAGCAAAGAGAATAGAGGTTGCAATCTACATGTTGCAGTGAGTTTACTGTAATTGAATGCGTGGAGAGTTCAAGAACACCAACATCGCTAGGACATGTGCCTCTATCTAATCGAAGTAAGTGCTGCATAGTCGGGAGTTTACAATCTTCGTTTGCCGATAGTCACTTCGTACGCTAAAGGTAGGACATGGCATATATTCAAAATGTGTTTTTATTGTCTGCATGGCAGGCCTCTTTGTAACAGCTCAAGATTATTTAAGATTTGTAGTCACCTCTCCGTTCATCAATGCCCTCTACTGTAGTAGTCCTAGTGATGTGCCTCACCAGTGCCTCGTCTCCGTCCTCATGAACCGCGTGACCGCTTTGAATCACTGATACGCTGTCTCGGAAGACAAACTCGTAGAAAGCGCTGGATACCAATGTGGCAGGTATGCTGACGAGGATAGCGATAGGAGAGTAATTCTTATAAGTGAAGGCTTCTTTGCCGAAGAAGATTGCAGCAACGATTCTGGGACCAAGGTCTCGAGCCATGTTCATGGTGAGAGTGACGTCTCCAAAGCCccaggccatggcggcgtaTGCCAGGCCGATCATAA is drawn from Trichoderma atroviride chromosome 7, complete sequence and contains these coding sequences:
- a CDS encoding uncharacterized protein (TransMembrane:8 (i556-577o583-601i622-645o657-674i805-826o846-873i1153-1174o1180-1199i)); protein product: MGSDCCGQQASAPEIMAAPDAALAAQTNVCQQSRSDDDCSETLSFRNPSQGDRLQAALDDCCSSGRCEDEKAPDDTDQPDCCRGKVSPCCDTSCLDRLAMRECEMNAAVLGPGAQTNACSEATDGQACSQHSLSVLDRYGATLRALGCICRALIALGQETCCNVPDRRSPDTKKCSKDASGRELFRTSLDNCRRSEPVTRDQAARNRLRLRKGAGESAMFIMPAKEAFTDNCAGSCCSKSEPAKSSKPSCSEGKPVDKPFAENGCADTCCSKAPIVDVKADTNDSIKMPANNCSGSCCSDDSPKALDIGDNFAELCCGGAMNEAAIEPSNTTCSGSCCKPLKQDTAKATKRGCVDSCCSKDRPTSPQGSCSDICCSSAMPDPVLNIEKAPIPAITDMENQGTGKEHVVLSVSGMTCTGCETKLNRTLATVPAVKDLKTSLILSRAEFNIDLRLGSVEEVMKHLERTTEFKCERVQNKGSSLDFIVPNELSKFLGQIWPDGVIDMARVDDQTVRVTFDPKIVGARDLTEKIWGPPVTLAPPRGDVSLEASSKHVRHVGYTTLLSAILTIPVLVMAWAPLPEKKVAYSSASFALATIVQFVIAGPFYPKALKALVFSRVIEMDLLIVLSTSAAYIFSVVSFACLIIGTPLLTGQFFETSTLLVTLIMVGRWVAALARQRAVESISIRSLQASTAILVDQESGTEREIDARLLQYGDTFKVLPDTRIPTDGTVTKGSSEVDESMLTGESRPVEKFSKSVVIAGSINGSGVLTVRLNRLPSDNTICAIAAMVDEAKLLKPKLQDLADRVASYFVPIVVALATITFVIWIAVGMTVRGYDGSEAATQAITYTIAVLIVSCPCAIGLAVPMVIVIASGVAAEKGIVFKSADAIEVAHKTSHVVFDKTGTLTQGKLSVVTENFLDIGKLSLLLGLVESSRHPVSVAVAAHLKEAGVIASAVAEPKSITGKGVEAIVGGETLRAGNSRWLDLTNHELVQPMLAQGYTVFCFTIDNTLMVVYGLEDELRPDSVETIRALQRRDVSVHLVSGDDDGAVQTLASKLSIPYDLVRSRSSPADKKDYIQKLLGTTTGRKQPVIVFCGDGTNDAVALAQATIGVHMNEGTDVAQSAADVVLMRPSLGGILTMMDVSRKSVNRIKFNFMWSFVYNAFAILLAAGAFVNARIPPEYAGLGELVSVLPVIAAAVLLRWSTI
- a CDS encoding uncharacterized protein (EggNog:ENOG41); amino-acid sequence: MTPALVDDGQPAWNRLIRFEDVNGKERYGEPVDDDLDVGIALHRGQDVYARIVRTESALDLSAVLSADIIQVKKLLAPLKPQEAGTIRCIGLNYREHAAEMKLSIPETPTMFLKATETINHPSGHIIAPHCADLHDCHLDYEVELAVVIGKTCKDVSEHQAMEHVLGYMTANDVTARTHQNEVSQWDRGKGFDGFAPIGPALVSSKIIPDPSVLKLQTILNGQVMQQGEASDMIFTVPKIVSFLSQGCTLQKGTIILTGTPCGIGVSRNPPVRLVEGDELFVTISHGLGSLTNPIAFKPSTHLESKHAQLIEAKM
- a CDS encoding uncharacterized protein (TransMembrane:9 (o37-59i66-87o99-116i187-208o240-265i285-303o315-337i358-387o393-412i)), whose translation is MRCLGEMTTWMPLPGATPRFCSRFVDEALGFAVGWNQWYNCAITVCAEISAAAAVIQFWNDTISPAVWISIILVLIFIFNLIDVGIFGEVEFVCSCVKIVALVGLLILSLVIDLGGGPTHDRLGFRYWKNPGAMIEYIASGDTGRFLGLFNAIVNAGFAFAGIEMVAVAAGETENPRYNIPKAINRLFWRIIFFYILGTLAIGVLVPYTDNRLLNGGAGVASSPWVIGISRAGIKVLPSIINAVVLLSAASSGNALLYSGSRYLLALAEGGQAPKFLLKCTKRGVPIYCVLCTGALAPLTYMAVSSDSARVFSWFANLVTTAALFTWCSICIAYIGFDRALHAQGINQKEELAFKGFLQPYISYISLVFFIIVIIFNGFSVFIHGHWDTQKFVVSYVGIPIFFTLFLGWKFFKKTKIRNAEEIDLHTGRQLDESTEYAEKPKGMLDRLWKWAA